From Bacteroidota bacterium, a single genomic window includes:
- the gldF gene encoding gliding motility-associated ABC transporter permease subunit GldF: MYTLYKKEILTFLNSLIGYIVVGVFLLFNGLMIWVLPFETNLLDYGYSTLDSLFIIAPWVYLFLIPAITMRSFADEKKAGTIEFLLTKPISELQIVLAKFFANVTLVVFSLLPTLIYFYSVYQLGNPKGNIDTGGMWGSYIGLLLLGAAYVSIGVFSSSITDNQIVAFIICICLCLVMCYGFETISAFEFLGKVDDFILSLGINEHYKSLSRGVVDTRDVIYFFSVIALFTLFTKTVLESRKW; the protein is encoded by the coding sequence ATGTACACACTTTATAAAAAGGAAATATTAACATTCTTAAACTCATTAATTGGCTACATTGTTGTAGGCGTATTTTTGCTTTTCAACGGGCTAATGATTTGGGTTTTGCCGTTCGAAACTAATTTGTTGGACTATGGCTATTCTACCCTAGATTCCTTATTTATAATTGCACCTTGGGTTTATTTGTTTTTAATACCGGCAATAACCATGCGCTCTTTTGCCGATGAAAAAAAAGCAGGAACCATAGAGTTTCTCCTTACAAAACCAATTTCGGAATTGCAGATTGTGCTTGCTAAATTTTTTGCGAATGTTACGTTAGTAGTTTTTTCATTGCTTCCTACACTTATTTATTTTTATTCTGTTTACCAATTAGGCAATCCGAAAGGCAATATTGATACAGGCGGAATGTGGGGTTCCTACATAGGCTTGTTATTATTAGGCGCTGCGTATGTTTCTATTGGTGTGTTTTCTTCATCTATTACAGACAATCAAATTGTAGCGTTTATAATTTGTATTTGCTTGTGCTTGGTTATGTGTTATGGATTTGAAACAATATCAGCATTTGAATTTTTGGGCAAGGTAGATGATTTTATTCTGTCGTTGGGAATAAATGAACATTACAAATCGCTGAGCAGGGGAGTAGTAGATACGCGGGATGTTATTTATTTTTTTAGTGTAATAGCTTTGTTTACACTGTTTACTAAAACCGTACTTGAAAGTAGAAAATGGTAA